In the Advenella kashmirensis WT001 genome, one interval contains:
- the ccoO gene encoding cytochrome-c oxidase, cbb3-type subunit II, with protein sequence MTNQKKRLFTHETLEKNVGLLIIFSILVVAVAGLVQIVPLFFQHYTTKAAPGVEPLQALQLIGRDVYIKEGCVGCHSQQIRTLQSEVSRYGPYSVAGEFVYDHPFLWGSKRTGPDLARVGGRYSDEWHRIHLRNPRDVVKESNMPGYYWLQNKDVSNENIQARMKALRTLGVPYTDQQINEAPAALKGKTEEDAIIAYLQSLGIGYLAAMREQDAAASN encoded by the coding sequence ATGACGAATCAAAAAAAGCGTTTGTTCACCCATGAAACACTGGAAAAAAACGTCGGGCTTCTGATTATCTTTTCGATCCTCGTCGTTGCCGTCGCTGGTCTGGTGCAAATCGTGCCGCTGTTTTTCCAGCACTACACAACAAAGGCAGCGCCTGGTGTTGAACCTCTGCAGGCACTGCAGCTCATCGGCCGGGATGTTTACATCAAAGAAGGCTGTGTCGGCTGTCATTCCCAGCAGATCCGTACGCTGCAGTCCGAAGTGTCCCGTTACGGCCCTTATTCGGTGGCTGGCGAGTTCGTGTACGACCATCCGTTCCTGTGGGGTTCCAAACGGACCGGACCTGATCTGGCCCGGGTGGGCGGGCGCTATTCAGATGAATGGCATCGTATCCACTTGCGCAATCCGCGCGACGTGGTGAAGGAGTCCAATATGCCGGGTTATTACTGGCTGCAGAACAAGGACGTGTCCAATGAAAATATTCAAGCGCGCATGAAGGCATTGCGGACCCTGGGCGTGCCATATACCGATCAGCAAATCAACGAAGCACCGGCTGCGCTCAAGGGTAAAACGGAAGAGGACGCCATCATTGCCTATTTGCAAAGCCTGGGCATCGGATATCTGGCTGCAATGCGTGAACAGGACGCAGCGGCGTCCAACTAG
- a CDS encoding cbb3-type cytochrome oxidase subunit 3, translating into MDLVIGIMTIVSIMTFFGIIAWAWSRHRVSDNEEASYLPFAVPDEATTTRGEGYKK; encoded by the coding sequence ATGGACCTCGTGATCGGGATCATGACCATCGTATCCATTATGACCTTTTTCGGGATCATTGCCTGGGCCTGGTCCAGGCATCGGGTGAGCGATAACGAAGAGGCATCGTATCTGCCGTTTGCCGTCCCCGACGAAGCAACGACAACTCGTGGTGAAGGGTATAAAAAATGA